In Mangrovivirga cuniculi, the following proteins share a genomic window:
- a CDS encoding sensor histidine kinase: MDVIIDGTNHLIENLVSWGYRQLDGRTSEISSVKPSDLIDSTADIYKISLDDKGLILENKISNSLELNTDKDILLFVFRNLIHNAIKFSFEGRIVIEHQETEEEHIFSVTDSGTGISPKVLKNINTNEILNSVKGTKGEKGSGLGIFLCRKFLNILNGNIIYESVESYGTKVKMVLKK; encoded by the coding sequence ATGGATGTAATTATTGATGGGACCAATCATTTGATTGAGAATCTTGTTTCATGGGGTTACCGACAGCTTGATGGACGAACATCAGAAATCTCATCTGTTAAACCCTCTGATTTAATTGATTCTACAGCAGATATATATAAGATTAGTCTTGATGATAAAGGGTTGATTTTAGAAAATAAGATTTCTAACTCTTTGGAATTAAATACAGATAAGGATATTTTATTATTTGTATTCAGGAACTTGATTCACAATGCAATTAAGTTTTCATTTGAAGGTAGAATTGTAATAGAACACCAGGAAACAGAGGAGGAACATATTTTTTCAGTCACAGATTCCGGGACAGGAATTTCTCCAAAAGTGTTAAAGAACATTAATACTAATGAGATTTTAAATTCGGTGAAAGGAACAAAAGGCGAAAAAGGGTCTGGTTTAGGTATATTTTTATGTAGAAAATTTCTCAACATTTTAAATGGAAATATAATATACGAGTCCGTTGAGAGTTATGGGACTAAGGTAAAGATGGTGCTGAAAAAATAA
- a CDS encoding 3-hydroxyacyl-CoA dehydrogenase NAD-binding domain-containing protein codes for MAKTKGNYPAPLEILKCLEHHPGKSRDEAIKREIEGFTKLLHSPEARQLIRLFFLMNSYKKNPYSEDLSEAPEHLSVLGAGLMGNGISTVSIDNGYKVTLLDLSDDALKKAKKNTSEYLEKKVKRKQISRSDYQKLLNDLQLVESGEPVKSDALIEAVFEDLELKQKILKKWSEHLDSDVLIATNTSALPVTEIAEVCTNPERVIGMHYFSPVEKMPLLEIVKTEKTNNVALAKAYDIGLKQGKVCIDVSDGPAFTRLEF; via the coding sequence ATGGCTAAAACAAAAGGTAATTATCCTGCACCACTCGAAATCCTTAAATGTCTTGAACACCATCCGGGTAAATCAAGAGATGAGGCTATTAAGAGAGAAATTGAAGGCTTTACTAAATTACTTCATTCTCCGGAAGCACGTCAGCTAATCAGGTTATTCTTCCTGATGAATAGTTATAAAAAGAATCCTTATTCAGAAGATCTTTCGGAAGCGCCAGAGCATTTATCAGTGTTAGGAGCAGGTTTGATGGGCAATGGTATTTCTACTGTCTCCATAGACAATGGATATAAAGTTACTCTTTTGGATTTGAGTGATGATGCTCTTAAAAAAGCAAAGAAAAACACCTCTGAATATCTTGAAAAGAAAGTTAAAAGAAAACAAATAAGCAGATCTGATTATCAAAAATTACTAAACGATTTGCAGTTAGTTGAATCGGGTGAACCAGTAAAATCTGACGCTCTTATTGAAGCGGTCTTCGAAGACCTTGAGTTAAAACAAAAAATACTTAAAAAATGGAGTGAACATCTCGATTCAGATGTATTGATCGCTACTAATACTTCTGCACTACCCGTTACAGAAATCGCAGAGGTTTGTACTAATCCGGAGCGAGTTATTGGTATGCATTATTTCTCACCAGTCGAAAAAATGCCATTACTGGAAATTGTCAAAACTGAAAAAACGAACAACGTAGCTCTGGCAAAAGCATACGATATCGGACTAAAACAGGGAAAAGTATGTATAGATGTAAGTGATGGCCCGGCTTTTACACGACTAGAATTCTAG
- a CDS encoding DUF58 domain-containing protein, with product MFLKKLFINSPFYLILLGVTGVFFLSFFFPAIYFAGFVMLGILLVVSCVDILLLFNWYKDQYFSARRSHAKVLSLGNNNKVRIHLSKTVDKKLNGYFIDEIPVKCQERNLRFSYDFGGLDHLTKTYSLHIVERGKYKFGDLRLFVNSPLKLFTKRITIPLSETVPAYPSIIDLKKYNLHSIQSLQMFEGIKRIRRIGQSTEFEQIKDYVQGDEIKKINWKATGRTGKLKVNHYEEEKSQQIYSIIDRSRAMYMPFNKMSLTDYAVNASLILSNAAIQKNDKAGLITFSAHQGAMIKADKNPIQLRRINEVLYSLDQDTTEADFELLYQNIRRVIKHRSMLMLYTNFESKYTIERVLPVLRKLSKLHLLIVVIFENEETTKYATEDAQNLREIYYKVVAGELAMEKKLMIKELQHLGIQTIYTRPQDLSINTLNKYLELKAKGLI from the coding sequence TTGTTGTTTCCTGCGTAGATATATTATTGCTTTTTAACTGGTATAAAGATCAATATTTTTCAGCGAGAAGGTCACATGCCAAAGTGCTTTCTCTGGGAAACAATAATAAAGTCAGAATACACCTTTCAAAGACGGTTGACAAAAAATTAAATGGATATTTTATTGATGAGATACCAGTTAAATGTCAGGAAAGAAACCTTAGGTTTAGTTACGATTTTGGAGGTCTGGATCATTTGACTAAGACATATAGTTTACATATTGTCGAAAGAGGGAAATATAAATTCGGTGATTTAAGACTATTTGTAAACAGTCCGCTAAAGCTATTTACAAAGAGAATTACTATACCACTTTCTGAAACTGTTCCCGCCTACCCTTCTATAATCGATCTTAAAAAATATAATCTACATTCAATTCAATCCCTCCAGATGTTTGAAGGGATAAAAAGAATAAGGCGAATTGGTCAAAGTACTGAATTTGAGCAAATTAAAGATTACGTTCAGGGAGATGAGATTAAAAAGATCAATTGGAAAGCAACCGGAAGAACGGGAAAGCTGAAGGTAAATCATTATGAAGAGGAAAAATCTCAGCAGATCTATTCAATTATCGATCGTTCGAGAGCCATGTATATGCCATTTAATAAGATGTCGTTAACCGACTATGCTGTGAACGCTTCTTTAATTCTTTCTAATGCTGCTATTCAAAAAAATGACAAGGCAGGATTGATTACTTTTTCAGCTCATCAGGGAGCTATGATTAAAGCTGACAAAAATCCTATTCAGCTTCGAAGAATTAATGAGGTGCTTTATTCTTTAGATCAGGATACTACTGAAGCAGATTTTGAATTATTATATCAGAATATAAGAAGAGTTATAAAGCATCGAAGTATGTTAATGCTATACACTAATTTCGAAAGTAAGTATACTATAGAAAGGGTGTTGCCAGTGCTTCGGAAATTATCAAAATTACATTTATTGATAGTGGTTATTTTTGAGAATGAAGAGACAACCAAATATGCTACGGAAGATGCTCAAAACTTGAGAGAGATTTATTATAAGGTCGTTGCTGGTGAATTGGCCATGGAAAAAAAGCTTATGATAAAGGAACTTCAGCATCTTGGAATTCAAACCATTTACACCCGTCCACAAGACCTGAGCATCAATACTTTAAATAAGTACCTGGAGTTGAAAGCCAAGGGGCTGATATAA
- a CDS encoding 3-hydroxyacyl-CoA dehydrogenase family protein: MLNEAMVALSEGYEPKSIDRVMKKRGFPVGPITLIDEIGIDVGAHINRGALGKMFKERGAKSHSVMGLMEDKGWLGKKSGKGFYVYEDKKKTVNPDLVNLFGDDHNFDKKADSEVADRLIMMMVNESFYCLQDNILKDAESGDVGAIFGLGFPAFTGGPFMYTHKKGIDNIVNLLNTLEDKFDKRFKPAPILIEYKDQDKNIYDD; the protein is encoded by the coding sequence ATGTTAAATGAAGCAATGGTGGCATTGTCGGAAGGTTATGAACCAAAAAGTATTGACCGGGTGATGAAAAAAAGAGGTTTTCCTGTAGGCCCTATCACCCTGATCGATGAAATAGGAATCGACGTGGGTGCTCACATCAACAGGGGTGCATTAGGTAAAATGTTTAAGGAAAGAGGAGCTAAATCTCATTCTGTAATGGGATTAATGGAAGACAAAGGCTGGCTCGGCAAAAAATCAGGTAAAGGATTTTATGTGTATGAGGATAAAAAGAAAACGGTAAATCCAGATTTAGTTAATCTATTTGGCGATGATCACAATTTTGATAAAAAAGCTGATAGTGAGGTAGCTGACAGATTGATCATGATGATGGTCAATGAGTCTTTTTATTGCTTGCAGGATAACATTTTGAAAGATGCTGAATCTGGTGATGTAGGAGCAATTTTCGGATTAGGATTTCCTGCATTCACAGGAGGGCCATTTATGTATACTCACAAAAAAGGAATTGATAATATTGTAAACCTTTTAAATACCCTTGAAGACAAATTTGATAAAAGGTTTAAACCAGCTCCGATATTGATTGAATATAAAGATCAAGATAAAAATATCTATGACGACTAA
- a CDS encoding GAF domain-containing protein produces the protein MMFVKDSEEARLKQLEELQIIGTPEEEQYNRIVELASRICDVPISLISLIDKDKQWFKAKKGVEISSTYRELSFCAHSIEKREKLIVEDAISDIRFKENPLVTADPNIRFYAGIPLINPKGYVLGNLCVIDRKPRTLSEDQLFALEVLSEQVLLLFDNRLKQIELDAKINLLNEKNSQLTELNKLGNQFLSVISHDLKSPISTTQSLVYLLKIMLFLVRIWRSI, from the coding sequence ATGATGTTCGTGAAGGATAGTGAAGAAGCGAGGTTAAAGCAGTTAGAGGAACTACAGATAATCGGAACGCCTGAAGAAGAGCAGTATAATCGAATAGTCGAACTTGCCTCCAGAATTTGTGATGTACCAATTTCTTTAATTTCCCTAATTGATAAGGATAAACAATGGTTTAAAGCTAAAAAGGGAGTTGAAATATCTTCAACCTATCGTGAATTGTCATTCTGTGCTCATTCAATTGAGAAAAGAGAAAAGCTAATAGTTGAAGATGCTATTTCCGACATTAGATTCAAGGAAAACCCATTAGTTACTGCTGATCCAAATATTAGATTTTATGCTGGCATACCATTGATCAATCCAAAAGGATATGTACTGGGTAATCTATGTGTAATTGATAGAAAACCAAGAACATTAAGTGAAGATCAATTGTTTGCTTTAGAGGTTTTATCTGAACAAGTGCTGTTGCTTTTTGATAACCGTTTAAAGCAGATAGAACTTGATGCGAAAATCAATTTATTAAACGAAAAAAACTCACAATTAACTGAATTAAATAAATTAGGTAATCAATTTCTTTCAGTAATTTCCCATGACCTGAAGAGTCCGATTTCCACTACTCAATCCCTGGTATATTTATTGAAAATAATGCTATTTCTGGTAAGGATCTGGAGAAGTATCTAG
- a CDS encoding TetR/AcrR family transcriptional regulator gives MGRKSISEDRKKEILEAYKIVIRREGIEGASIGKLAKQMEIPPSLIMHYYNTKNALIVAVAQDIIEETYSRIIDNIENLPADNTKERLVNFLFGVECQKSFDLYCYRLVNYLAHSSEEISLFLREKFDNVVNRIADYIKSEIHSINSYPIEINEMSSSLLSSSLGFMEVEILRNDQSAFFKNSRVIREYWLKALSD, from the coding sequence ATGGGAAGAAAAAGTATATCTGAAGATAGGAAAAAAGAAATACTTGAAGCTTATAAAATCGTAATAAGAAGAGAAGGTATAGAAGGAGCCTCTATTGGCAAGCTAGCTAAACAAATGGAAATACCACCCTCTTTGATAATGCATTATTACAATACCAAGAATGCATTGATTGTTGCTGTAGCTCAGGATATTATTGAAGAAACCTATTCCAGAATCATTGATAATATAGAAAACCTCCCGGCTGATAATACAAAAGAAAGGCTGGTGAATTTTTTATTTGGCGTAGAATGTCAGAAAAGTTTTGACTTATACTGTTATCGATTAGTCAACTACTTAGCCCATTCTTCAGAGGAAATTTCTTTATTTCTGAGAGAAAAATTTGATAATGTAGTTAATCGTATAGCTGATTATATTAAATCTGAAATCCATTCAATTAATAGTTATCCAATAGAAATAAATGAAATGAGCTCGTCACTATTAAGCTCATCACTTGGATTTATGGAAGTAGAGATTTTAAGAAATGATCAATCTGCATTTTTTAAAAATAGCCGCGTTATCAGAGAATATTGGTTGAAGGCATTGAGTGACTAA
- a CDS encoding leucine-rich repeat domain-containing protein, which yields MYSTDISESEINQWWSKIPDEWKIVFLDEVGSDAKLDYSLLKRIANIDKIDISNNKNIQSLKPLETLINLKEINLAHTQITSLKGIQDLKFLEVVDISDTDVADIDELTGMENLRLMFVQNSLVSDLSPLEASKDLQKIYCDNTPISPQEATRFNKVVPNCKVIFDRVNLADWWGNLSIEWKKMLSRIIGKTKMERNDLLKIQNLQAINVSDDKSITSLDPIRDFEDLKEIKASNTGIVNIQALSGMENLEVVDISYTQVSDLSPIAGLDNISKLNFEKTRVNSLDVVKGFDKLTYLNCEETDIPESEIEKFISNNPKIQVIYKAIPFTIWWINLSQEWQSAFKDALKMNANDVLTVEQLHDLVFKKELDLSNKPQLGSLEPLRIFKDLRKLNIKNSRIPSLNPLKEITSLEWIDASQNPISSIEELEPLKNLKYFNIEFTQVDDVSVVSYWQELKELKISATYVRSLKPVGRIVYLEKVEFYNTDIKDIGPVLGLNYLKKLVCYNTKISKKDIETFKNLNEGCEVVYY from the coding sequence ATGTATTCTACTGATATTTCTGAATCAGAGATTAACCAGTGGTGGTCTAAAATACCTGATGAATGGAAAATCGTATTTCTTGATGAGGTTGGTAGTGATGCAAAACTAGACTACAGCCTCCTAAAAAGAATAGCTAATATCGATAAAATTGATATTTCAAATAATAAGAATATTCAATCTCTTAAGCCTCTTGAAACGCTTATAAACCTAAAAGAAATAAATCTGGCGCATACCCAGATTACTTCTCTTAAAGGTATTCAGGATTTAAAATTTTTGGAAGTGGTTGATATTTCAGATACGGATGTGGCTGATATTGATGAATTAACAGGGATGGAAAACCTGAGGTTGATGTTCGTTCAAAATTCTTTGGTGTCTGATTTATCTCCTCTAGAAGCTTCAAAAGACCTTCAAAAGATATATTGTGATAATACTCCTATCAGTCCTCAGGAAGCAACCAGGTTTAATAAGGTTGTCCCTAATTGCAAGGTGATATTTGACAGAGTAAACCTTGCAGATTGGTGGGGAAATCTTTCTATTGAATGGAAAAAAATGCTTTCCAGAATCATTGGTAAAACAAAGATGGAGAGAAATGACCTGTTAAAGATTCAAAATCTCCAGGCTATAAATGTTTCTGATGATAAGTCTATTACTTCGCTGGATCCGATCAGGGATTTTGAAGACCTCAAAGAGATCAAAGCATCAAATACAGGTATAGTTAATATCCAGGCTCTATCAGGAATGGAAAACCTTGAGGTAGTCGACATTAGCTATACTCAGGTAAGCGACCTCTCTCCTATTGCAGGTCTGGATAATATTTCAAAATTGAATTTTGAAAAAACCAGAGTTAACTCATTAGATGTAGTCAAGGGCTTTGATAAGCTTACTTATCTAAATTGTGAGGAAACTGATATTCCTGAATCTGAAATTGAAAAATTTATTTCTAACAATCCAAAAATCCAGGTGATTTATAAGGCTATACCTTTTACTATCTGGTGGATTAACCTTTCTCAGGAATGGCAATCTGCATTCAAAGATGCTTTAAAAATGAATGCTAATGATGTTCTAACGGTTGAGCAACTTCATGACCTTGTATTTAAGAAAGAATTAGATTTATCAAATAAACCTCAGCTTGGATCTTTGGAACCACTAAGGATATTTAAAGATCTTAGAAAATTAAACATTAAAAATAGCAGAATTCCTTCTCTGAATCCATTAAAGGAGATTACAAGTCTGGAATGGATCGACGCAAGTCAAAACCCTATTTCTTCTATTGAAGAATTAGAGCCACTGAAAAATCTGAAATATTTCAATATAGAATTCACCCAGGTTGATGATGTGTCTGTAGTGTCTTACTGGCAGGAACTTAAAGAATTAAAGATATCTGCTACATACGTGAGATCTTTAAAGCCAGTTGGAAGAATTGTATATCTTGAAAAAGTAGAGTTCTACAATACTGATATTAAAGATATCGGTCCGGTATTAGGACTTAACTACCTTAAGAAGCTTGTTTGTTACAACACAAAGATTTCTAAAAAAGATATCGAGACATTTAAAAACCTCAATGAAGGATGTGAAGTAGTTTATTACTAA
- a CDS encoding DUF1501 domain-containing protein, whose product MQRRKFLRNLGILSASPFVMNGMPMQIMESNQLLRAAANNNEDRILVLIQLHGGNDGINSLIPIDLYDDYYNLRPNLAIPSRGARSFIPLDNTLDTKSQIGLHPDLLDFKYMYDRGNLAIIQNVGYEQLNQSHFRSQDIWLSGINSDEIGNDGGWIGRFLDDQYEVYPFEEENFDSLAFKDPLGIEIGSTVSLGFHSADIGGPTALAIRNPEAFANLVSSVGVDPTTCSDPSLVTSARYREKLKYIMDIESQSNSYAALLAQYYQAGTNSSEVTYPERYHMNAPGAVMKNSLAGQLKMIARLISGGCKTRVYLAKLGGFDTHADQVESYDPTVGFHSSLLYHVSSAMRAFHEDLNKQSLGDKVISMTFSEFGRRAISNYSYGTDHGKAAPMFICGNKVNGGVYNQENTENQTGINGAVGEHELYNHGKNPNIKQSFIKGEGRGNITPTVDYRQVYVSVLEDWFGTDTNTVRNQILPSLDSNLLKISGIIGSEALSAGDNNFLSNRFKFKTYPNPVKSIATFDIYINETASTQISIYDINGREVMKVVDRKLNSGKYKIDHDLTALTPGIYMAVLSQGDKKLTQKIIKK is encoded by the coding sequence ATGCAAAGAAGAAAATTTTTAAGAAACCTAGGAATATTAAGTGCTTCTCCATTCGTAATGAATGGAATGCCAATGCAAATAATGGAAAGCAATCAGCTCTTAAGGGCTGCTGCCAACAATAACGAAGATAGAATTCTTGTTTTGATCCAGTTGCATGGAGGAAATGATGGAATCAATAGCTTGATTCCAATAGATTTATACGATGATTATTATAATCTAAGACCCAATCTTGCGATTCCATCCAGAGGTGCAAGATCTTTTATCCCGTTAGATAACACACTTGATACAAAATCTCAGATCGGGTTACATCCAGACCTGTTAGATTTTAAATACATGTATGACAGGGGTAATTTGGCAATTATTCAAAATGTAGGATACGAACAACTTAATCAATCTCACTTTAGAAGCCAGGATATCTGGCTAAGTGGTATTAATTCTGATGAAATAGGTAATGATGGAGGTTGGATTGGTAGATTTTTGGATGATCAATATGAAGTATATCCATTTGAAGAAGAAAATTTCGATTCTTTAGCATTTAAAGATCCACTGGGAATAGAAATTGGATCAACAGTTTCTCTTGGTTTTCACTCAGCAGATATAGGTGGCCCTACGGCTCTTGCGATTAGAAATCCTGAGGCATTCGCAAACCTGGTGAGTTCTGTAGGAGTAGACCCAACTACTTGTTCTGATCCATCCCTGGTCACAAGTGCCAGATACAGAGAAAAGCTGAAGTATATTATGGATATTGAAAGTCAAAGCAATTCTTATGCTGCTTTACTCGCTCAATATTATCAGGCTGGAACTAATTCATCAGAAGTGACTTATCCTGAAAGATACCACATGAATGCTCCCGGGGCGGTGATGAAAAATTCATTAGCAGGTCAATTAAAAATGATCGCCAGACTTATTTCAGGTGGGTGTAAAACAAGGGTCTACCTTGCTAAACTGGGAGGTTTCGATACTCATGCGGACCAAGTTGAATCTTATGATCCAACAGTAGGGTTCCATTCATCATTATTATATCACGTTTCATCTGCCATGAGAGCTTTTCACGAAGATCTAAACAAACAAAGTTTAGGTGATAAAGTGATTAGTATGACATTTTCTGAATTTGGTCGAAGAGCTATTTCTAACTACAGTTATGGTACTGACCACGGAAAAGCTGCTCCAATGTTCATTTGTGGAAATAAAGTGAATGGTGGTGTCTATAATCAGGAAAATACTGAAAATCAAACCGGAATAAATGGTGCCGTAGGTGAACATGAACTTTACAATCATGGAAAGAATCCTAACATAAAGCAATCATTTATTAAAGGAGAGGGCAGAGGTAATATAACACCGACTGTCGACTATAGGCAGGTTTACGTTTCCGTACTTGAAGATTGGTTTGGTACCGATACAAATACAGTCCGAAATCAAATTCTCCCTTCACTGGATTCAAATCTTTTAAAAATTAGTGGAATAATTGGAAGTGAAGCTCTCAGTGCCGGTGATAATAATTTCCTGAGCAACAGGTTTAAATTTAAAACTTATCCAAATCCTGTAAAATCAATTGCTACGTTCGATATCTATATCAATGAGACTGCCTCTACACAAATCTCGATTTATGATATTAATGGGAGAGAGGTTATGAAAGTTGTTGACAGAAAATTAAACTCTGGTAAGTACAAAATCGATCATGATCTGACAGCACTTACGCCTGGAATTTATATGGCTGTACTTTCTCAGGGAGACAAAAAACTTACTCAAAAAATAATCAAGAAATAA
- a CDS encoding alpha/beta hydrolase has translation MGNIDLEQKELIVFGFSQGVATASRVVSELNLKPDHLIFYAGNPAHDIKFPLELKINTKVHFVYGDQDEYINEENAIKIIDYLKDLTKITPEVIRYQGLHTINSSILGTIITS, from the coding sequence CTGGGTAATATTGATTTAGAACAAAAAGAACTGATAGTCTTTGGCTTTTCTCAGGGTGTAGCAACTGCTTCCAGAGTGGTATCAGAATTAAACTTAAAACCTGACCATCTCATTTTTTATGCCGGAAATCCAGCCCATGATATCAAGTTTCCTTTAGAACTAAAAATCAATACTAAGGTTCATTTTGTATATGGAGATCAGGATGAGTATATAAATGAAGAAAATGCTATAAAAATAATTGATTACTTAAAGGATCTGACAAAAATAACCCCTGAAGTCATTCGATATCAGGGGTTACACACGATCAATTCCTCTATTTTAGGAACAATTATAACATCTTGA
- a CDS encoding alanine/glycine:cation symporter family protein produces the protein MQELNSYLESINSYVGEADWFLFLLLGTGLFFTVYLGFPQIRYFRHAINVVLGKYDKKGEAGDASHFQALTTALSGTVGTGNIGGVALALHIGGPAALFWMLVTAFFGMTTKFVEVTLSHKYREKTADGTMAGGPMYYMKHANFKLFNLNFNGVSKVLAVVFALATILSSFGTGNMPQINNIATSVKTTFDVDPIITGSVLSVLLALVIIGGIKRIVKVTEKLVPSMALIYFLGAFSVIFYNWENVLPSLTSIFTNVFSGTAVTGGFLGAGFKFAFNNGVARGLFSNEAGQGSAPIAHAAARTEEPVSEGMVAILEPFIDTILICTITGLVLLSSGAWKDKFQNDFATTDIEVIAKVMEENPENQRAVFRHLEERELLPDYNGDLTIKDGKFVDDVTIIHARSFAENVRVTKDGQPYNGTIPAEDGDVSLPDGVVVSGKSLVHSAPLTTQAFRLGYLGDWGKYIVSIGMLLFAFSTAISWSYYGDRATTFLFGNKYVIIYRIFYVIAFFIAAFVEAKIIWTIAGITIALMTLPNLIGIVMLHKEMKSTVGDYWEKFRNRD, from the coding sequence ATGCAAGAATTAAATTCTTATTTAGAATCGATTAACAGCTATGTTGGAGAGGCCGATTGGTTTTTATTTTTACTACTTGGTACTGGCTTGTTTTTCACAGTATATTTAGGATTTCCTCAGATACGGTATTTCAGGCATGCCATAAATGTTGTTCTTGGAAAGTATGATAAAAAAGGAGAAGCTGGAGATGCGTCACACTTTCAGGCATTAACAACTGCCCTTTCCGGAACTGTAGGTACAGGTAATATTGGTGGTGTAGCCCTTGCATTACATATCGGTGGTCCGGCAGCATTATTCTGGATGCTGGTTACCGCGTTTTTTGGTATGACTACTAAATTCGTTGAGGTTACCCTGTCGCATAAATACCGTGAAAAAACGGCAGACGGTACTATGGCCGGTGGTCCTATGTACTACATGAAGCATGCGAATTTCAAATTATTTAATCTGAATTTCAATGGCGTAAGTAAGGTTTTAGCAGTAGTATTTGCTTTAGCAACGATCCTGTCTTCCTTTGGTACAGGTAATATGCCGCAAATAAATAATATTGCAACATCAGTTAAAACCACTTTTGATGTCGATCCTATAATTACCGGCTCTGTTCTTAGCGTATTATTGGCACTAGTAATTATTGGTGGTATTAAAAGGATTGTTAAAGTAACTGAAAAATTAGTGCCTTCAATGGCATTGATCTACTTCCTTGGTGCATTTAGTGTTATATTTTATAACTGGGAAAATGTACTTCCTTCGTTAACTTCAATATTTACAAATGTATTTAGTGGTACTGCCGTAACAGGTGGTTTCCTTGGAGCAGGATTTAAATTTGCATTCAACAATGGTGTTGCTAGAGGCCTTTTTTCAAATGAAGCAGGTCAGGGTAGTGCACCGATTGCTCACGCTGCTGCAAGAACTGAAGAGCCTGTTTCTGAAGGTATGGTTGCTATACTAGAACCATTTATCGATACAATACTGATCTGTACAATTACAGGTCTTGTTTTATTGTCTTCAGGAGCATGGAAAGATAAGTTCCAAAATGACTTTGCAACGACTGATATCGAAGTCATCGCTAAAGTGATGGAAGAGAATCCTGAAAATCAGCGTGCTGTATTCAGGCATCTGGAAGAGCGTGAATTGCTTCCTGATTACAATGGCGACCTTACCATTAAAGATGGGAAGTTCGTCGATGATGTAACTATTATTCACGCAAGATCCTTTGCTGAGAATGTCAGGGTTACTAAAGACGGACAACCCTATAATGGAACGATTCCGGCAGAAGATGGTGATGTTTCTTTACCTGATGGTGTAGTAGTTTCAGGAAAATCTCTTGTTCACTCGGCTCCTTTAACTACTCAGGCATTCAGACTTGGATATCTCGGTGATTGGGGTAAATATATTGTTTCCATTGGAATGTTGTTATTCGCATTTTCTACAGCTATTTCATGGTCATATTATGGTGACCGTGCGACAACTTTCTTATTTGGTAATAAGTATGTTATCATCTATCGAATATTCTATGTAATAGCATTTTTTATAGCTGCTTTTGTGGAAGCCAAAATAATCTGGACAATTGCAGGAATTACAATTGCCTTGATGACATTACCAAACCTTATTGGTATTGTTATGCTACATAAAGAAATGAAGTCAACGGTTGGTGATTACTGGGAAAAATTTAGAAATAGAGATTAG